One genomic segment of Pongo pygmaeus isolate AG05252 chromosome 19, NHGRI_mPonPyg2-v2.0_pri, whole genome shotgun sequence includes these proteins:
- the PEX12 gene encoding peroxisome assembly protein 12, protein MAEHGAHITTASVTDDQPSIFEVVAQDSLMTAVRPALQHVVKVLAESNPTHYGFLWRWFDEIFTLLDLLLQQHYLSRTSASFSENFYGLKRIVMGDTHKSQRLASAGLPKQQLWKSIMFLVLLPYLKVKLEKLVSSLREEDEYSIHPPSSRWKRFYRAFLAAYPFVNMAWEGWFLVQQLRYILGKAQHHSPLLRLAGVQLGRLTVQDIQALEHKPAKASMMQQPARSVSEKIKSALKKAVGGVALSLSTGLSVGVFFLQFLDWWYSSENQETIKSLTALPTPPPPVHLDYNSDSPLLPKMKTVCPLCRKTRVNDTVLATSGYVFCYRCVFHYVRSHQACPITGYPTEVQHLIKLYSPEN, encoded by the exons ATGGCTGAGCACGGGGCTCACATCACAACTGCTTCTGTGACCGATGACCAGCCATCCATCTTTGAGGTGGTAGCACAGGACAGTTTAATGACAGCAGTGAGACCCGCTCTTCAGCATGTGGTCAAG GTTCTTGCAGAATCAAATCCCACCCACTATGGCTTCTTGTGGAGGTGGTTTGATGAAATCTTTACTCTGCTAGATCTTCTGCTTCAGCAGCATTATCTGTCTAGAACCAGTGCCTCATTTTCTGAAAACTTTTATGGCTTAAAGAGAATTGTAATGGGGGACACTCACAAGTCTCAGAGATTGGCTAGTGCTGGTCTCCCAAAGCAGCAGCTTTGGAAATCTATTATGTTCCTGGTTCTTCTTCCCTATCTGAAAGTGAAGCTGGAGAAGCTGGTTTCTAGCCTGAGAGAAGAGGATGAATATTCTATTCATCCCCCTTCTTCCCGCTGGAAACGATTTTACAGAGCCTTCCTGGCAGCCTACCCATTTGTGAACATGGCCTGGGAAGGATGGTTTCTTGTACAACAACTTCGATACATCCTAggaaaagctcagcatcactcaCCACTGCTGAGGCTGGCTGGAGTTCAGCTAGGTCGACTGACAGTTCAGGATATACAAGCTCTGGAGCACAAACCAGCTAAGGCCAGCATGATGCAGCAACCAGCCAGGAG TGTTAGTGAGAAGATAAAGTCAGCTCTGAAGAAAGCTGTTGGGGGTGTTGCCTTATCCCTGTCTACTGGCCTTTCTGTGGGTGTATTCTTCTTGCAGTTCCTTGACTGGTGGTACTCATCTGAAAATCAAGAAACCATCAAGTCATTGACTGCCCTGCCTACTCCACCACCACCTGTACACCTAGACTATAACTCTGATTCTCCCCTCTTACCCAAAATGAAGACTGTGTGCCCACTGTGTCGTAAAACCCGGGTGAATGATACTGTTCTTGCCACCTCTGGCTATGTGTTTTGTTACCGCTGTGTGTTTCATTATGTGAGGAGTCACCAAGCTTGTCCTATCACAGGTTATCCAACAGAAGTACAACATCTGATTAAACTCTACTCCCCTGAGAACTGA
- the LOC129017882 gene encoding large ribosomal subunit protein eL39-like: MSSHKTFRIKRFLAKKQKQNRPIPQWIQTKIGNKIRYNSKRRHWRRTKLGL; the protein is encoded by the coding sequence ATGTCTTCTCACAAGACTTTTAGGATTAAGCGATTCCTGgccaagaaacaaaagcaaaatcgtCCCATTCCCCAGTGGATTCAGACGAAAATTGGTAATAAAATCAGGTACAACTCCAAAAGGAGACATTGGAGAAGAACCAAGCTGGGTCTATAA